CAGACCGGGTAGAGGTCTTCCCACGAAATCACATTTCGATAGAACGGCAACATCCGCTCGCCGCGTTTGGCGATATCAAACATCACCTGTTCGTCGCCGGGTTCCAACGGCCCGCCGTCGCGGTTCGGCCCGCGCAAAATATATCCGCCGTAATTATGAAAGGTCAACATTCCAGCAATGTTCGGGTGCGCCAACACAAACTCGCCGACGGCGCGAATCGCGGGAAACGAGAAGGGGAAATCTTTCGCCCAATACTGGACGTAATGCGGCTGCCAATCGAACGCCCAGTTGCGGTTGGGGTCATAGCCGCCGGGGTTGTCTTCGTTAACGCGCCCGTCGCCGTCGTTGTCGACTCCTTCATAACCGAGCATCGTATACTCGCCGCGTTCGTCAGCCTCCACCCGCCGCATTTGAAATTCGGGGTAATCGTTATCAGGAAGATAACGCCCGTCGGGGTCGCGCTTGCGCATCATGGTGATGGAGCCGTCGCCGTCGAGATCATCGAACGGGTCTTCATCAGCGAGGCCGTCTTTGTCTTCGTCGGTCGGGATCTGCCCCGTACGCGAAGAATGCTGCGTATTGGCGTTGTGGAACCAATAGTCGCGCCCATCGGGATTCACGCTCGGCAGAATATACAACACACGCGAATCGACCAGGTCGGTAATCAAATCGACCTGGCCGTAGTTTTCACACAAATACCAAGCCGTATACGCGACCACTTCGCCTGCCTGCACCTCGTTGCCGTGAATATTGCCGTCGATGTACATGCCCGGCTTGCGGTCGGGGTCGCCGATTTCGCGGTTGGTAATCTCCAACACCCACACCGGACGCCCCTGGTATGATTCGCCGATGGAATAGAGTTTGGTGATTTTGGGGTACGCGTCATGTAAGCGCTGCAAGATCGAACCCAGCCCTTCGATATCGTGAAAGCGGTTCCAGGCGACATCGACTTTGCGTTCCGCTGGAGCGCCCAATGCTTTAAAGACGTTCTCATCCTCCGCGAATGAAAGCCCCAAAGAAGCGATAACGAAAACACTTAACAGGAAGGTTTTTCGTAACATGATTATTCTCCTTCCCATGTCATGGTCTGTTGGACGGTTCCGCCCAACGCTGAAATTAATGAGATCATCGTTTTGCTTCCCGGCGCGGCTTGTAACACGAAGCGCGCCTCTCTCACTTCACCTTTAGCAATCGGCCCGAAGTTAGTACGCGGCTTACCTGCGAGAAACGCCTCGTCGGGCAGGTCGATCATCAAGCGGGTCGGCAATACGTCCGTGGTGCGTTCGCCGTGATGAAGCACCGTCGGCAGGTAACCAGTATTGGTGACCCGCACGGTGATTTCATACACGCCGCGCCGTAAGGTTTTTACATCGACGTCTTCAATCGCAACCTGCGGCAGCGTCTGACTTAATTTCATCAAGAATTCGACTTGCGTTTGCTTCCAATTATCAAACACAACCGCAGGCGGTGTGGTGAATGAATACGGCGCCCAGCCGCCAACCTCGACCGTCTTGCCGGGGAAATCAGGATGATCGACCGGTTGCCATGGAGTGAAATAGGCTTCGGCGCGTTCGCCCAGCCAGGATAAATATTCCACTTCTTCCTTGCCGCGTTTTTCCTCTTCGACTTCTTCGCCGTCTGTTTCTTCGCTGGCGGCTTCGATGTCTTCAGACGCAGCCTCTTCTTTAGACGCGCCCTCTTCTTCGTTTTCTTCTTTCAATGCCAGCGCAATGGCGGGGCCCCAACCTGCGGCGCTAAGCCCCATGCGCCCGCGATGAAAATACACCCAATCAACCAATGACCCCGGAACGCTAGTCGACTCGACGATTTCTTTTATGCCGACGATATCTCGATACTGCTCGCCCAAGTGCTCGTAATACTTTGCATCGTCTTCTGTGATCTTCGTTTGGGGAACGCGACGCGACGTAGCGTCGTCAGACGGCGGCGTTTTTGACAGGTTATCATTCGACGCAAACGTAAACACCACGCCAATATGTGGGTGGTCAATAATAAAGCGCCCCAGCGCATAGGTGATTTTTTCTTTGAGCGGATACATGCCCGCCTGCGCATCGAACCATGGATACTCAAACGTAAATTGCTTATTAAAATTCACGCCGCCGACGCCGTCTTCGTTCAACTCTTTGTCGCCGTCGTCATCGCGGCCTTCACGCATGTACACCCACTGTCCGTCTTCGCCTTTGACCGGGTCCGCCTCGATCAAAACACGATCATCATTGGGATGCAGCATCAATGCGCCGTCGGCGTCTTCGATGCGCATCCACGAGACCAAACCGTCGCCGTTGATGTCTTGCGGCGCGTCTTCATCCGTGAAACCATCGCGGTCGTCGTCGTATGGAGTAAAGTTTGAATTGCGTTGCAATAACGGCTTCGCAAAATAACGCTCTGACGCATCGGGGTTCAACCGTGGAATGATATACACCACCACCTCGCCCAAACGCGATTGGTTTTCATCCGCGACAAGTGATTCGGCAAACGCCAGCGCAGCCTCGCCGCCTGCGAGCCGGTCGCCCTCGACATCGCCCACCACCAACATCGCAGGACGCAGCAGCCGTTCGTCTTTGTCGCCGCCGCCGAGTTCCAACACCCAGACGTCGCGGCCCTGGTTTGATTTTGCCAGCGAATGAAGATGCACAAGTTTTGAATGGTGTTGGCTGAGCGACTTCACCTCTTGCGTCAGATCGCGATAAGGAGAAAACGCGGGCATCGCCTCATTTGCAAATACAGACGCGATAAACATCGCAGCGGCAAGCGAGACAACACAAGTAACAAACGGGTTGTACCGGGGAGAAATTTTCACGGAATTTTCCTTCACAAATGTCGTAAAATCGAAAGACAACATACTAACAGCTAAAAATAGAAAACTTCACGCGCTTCATCAAGGCCTTGCGCTTGCATTCGATCTGCGAGTTACGTTAGACTGTAGAGTTATTCATCCATGCGTCACAATCTGTAATCAAATTGCCCTGGAGGGTTGTTCATGGCGAACCAAATCTCGAATGATATGCCGCGCGAAAACTGGGGAACAAAAATCGGCGTGATCCTGGCGGTTGCAGGCAGCGCAGTCGGGCTAGGCAACTTTTTACGCTTCCCCGGCGTTGCCGTGCAAAACGGCGGCGGCGCATTTATGATTCCCTACTTCATTGCGTTTCTCTTAGTCGGCATCCCCATTTGCTGGGCCGAATGGATTATGGGCCGCCGCGCCGGGCGCCTCTCCGGCCTCGCTTCAGCGCCGGGCTTGTTCGGCGTATTGACCAACGGCAGTCCATTGCGTTACCTGGGCGCGTTGGGGTTGTTTGTTCCGTTCATTATCTATTTATATTACGTCTATATCGAGTCATGGTGTCTCGCCTATTTCTTCTTCATGCTTACTGGCGACCTGGGGCTGAAAGATTCAACCATTGTCGGGGCCTACAGCCAGTTCTTCACCGAATATGTCGGCAATGACGCAACCACATCTGACTTCTTCTCCGGCGTCAGCGTCGCGTTTATATTTTTCGTCATTACATTTTTCATTAATTTCTTTTTCATTTACCGCGGCCTGAACCGGGGCATCGAACTCTTCTGTCGCGTGGCCATGCCGGCGCTGATGATCATGGCGGTCATTATCGCGATCCGGGTCGTCACATTGGGGTCGTTGAATCCCGACGCGCCCGACCAAACATTCATCAACGGGCTTGGGTATATGTGGAACCCTGACTGGTCGCAGCTCAGCGAACCCGAAGTATGGATCAACGCCTGCGGGCAAATCTTCTTCTCGCTCTCGGTCGGCTTCGGCATCATTATCACCTACGCTAGTTATCTCAGCAAAAAAGACGATGTGGTTCTCAGCGGCCTCACAGCCTGTTCGATGAATGAGTTTTGCGAAGTGTGTTTAGGCGGCTTGATTGTCATTCCCTCCGCGCTGATTTTTCTGGGTATTTCACAAATGGAAGTCGTCGCCCAGCAGGGCACCTTCGGCATTGGCTTTGTCGTCATGCCCGAAATTTTCGACCAGATGCCCGCAGGCCACTTGTTTGGCGCGATGTTCTTTTTCTTGCTATTTCTCGCGGGCGTCACCTCGTCGCTCTCAATGCTGCAACCAGTCATTGCGTTTTTAGAAGAAGGCTTCGGCCTCAACCGCAAAGCCTCCGTCGCCATTCTCGGCTTGATTACGTTCCTTGGCGCCAGCTCGATCATTCTATCCCCGGGCCTGACCGCGATGGACACGGTCGATAAATACTCAAACAATTTGGGCATTCCACTGTTAGCGCTATTTGAAGTCATCATCTTTATCTTTGTGTTGAAAGTTTCTAATGGAATCAAAGAAGCCGAACACGGCGCCGACATGAAATTGCCCAAGGCGTTCGGCTACATCATTTATGTCTCGCCCGTGTTTTTGTTGTTGATCTTAGGCTGGTGGGTGAAAGTGCAAATTGAAGACTACATGGCGGGCACGGCGCCAGCGATGGGGACCATCGAAACCGTATCTATCGTCAGCATGGTTGCGATCTTGTTTATGTTCGCCCTGTTGCAGAAACTGGCGTGGCCGCGCATGAAACGCCGCCACATGGCGTATAAGAAAATGATGGAAGCGGAACCGTTAGACTAGAAAGGTCGCGAATCATGGAACCCATTGGATGGCTTATCTTTCTCGTTTCAAATACAGCCGTTATTACACTCGTGGTATTTTGTTTTAGCCGCGTGTTGTCGGTCGATCAGGAACACATGCACTCGCCGCTCGACATCGACACCCACGACCTCAACGATAACGACGAGGATGACGCACCGCTGAATCAAAACTGACCTCACATTGAGCGGATCAGCCCGACGACGATGCCCAGCAGGGCGAAATTTTGCCCGCCGTCGGCGCCGCCCTCGTCAGGAATATGAATTGGACTATAAGCGCGGTTCGCCGGTTCGAGAATCACCTCACTGACGCCGCGCTTAAATCGTTTTACGGTCGCTTCGTCTTCCAACCGCGCTACCACAATATCGCCGTTGTTGGCGTTTTCCTGCTGACGCACCACCACAATATCGCCGTCGTGGATTCCCGCCTCCACCATACTGTCGCCGTTGACGCGCAAGCCAAACAAGTCAGGCTCAGCGGCGCGGTCGCCGAAAAATTGCGGATCAACCGTCAGTTCATCTTCGCGAATGTCCGGCTCGGCCAGGCTGAACGGCCCGGCGGGAACGCGCCCAATAATCGGCATCTGATAGGTGCGTCCGGGAGGCAGCGGCGCGGGGCGATCCGTGCGGCGCATTCCACGCGAGGTGTTGGGTTTTACTTCGAGAACGCCCATCTTTTGCAAGCGTAGCAGGTGATAGCGGGCGCCGTTGGTCGAAGCGATGGAGAACTTTTTACAAATCTCCCGCAACGTGGGTGGATACCCGGTCTCATTCGAGCATTGGTCGATGAAATCTAAAATATCTTTTTGCCGCTTGGTCAGTTCTTTCATGGCGCTCTCCACATAAGTGCTATTTTGTTCAATATTATATGTACACTTATGTTCACTGTCAAGCGGTTTTTTTTATAGAAAGAGCAGCGAGGGAAAATTGTAGGATGAATGGCGTTTTTTGGCCCATCAATGGTAAAAAGAATTTTTAATTAATACAGAATTCAAATCAGCCTCATTTTGGGGTTTATCTGGAACATTCGATTATACGAATGCTTCCTGCGAGATACAGCGTGTCGTAACTGAAATCCTGCTCGTGAGGCCATTCAACGCTACCCGCGACTACTTTGACCTGGCGAAAATATGAAAGGTCTTTTAATTCCGCAAAAATGCCTTTGTCCAGATAAGGGTTCACGTCAAATTCTCGAACTTCATCATTTTCGAATGTGACGATCAGCGTATGGTTGTCTGTAGGCTCTACCTGTTTAACTTTGGGATTCATATTTCACCTCAATGGAACGATTGTAAACACTTTCTGGCCTTCAATCGCCAGCTGCCAGTTCGCCATCAAATCTTCTTGATGTATCTCTACCCAAGCATGGATTAATTTCAATTTTTGCGGTTTTAATTCTCCCTCTAATACAGCCCCATCGGGTATCCTGATCACAACTTGTTGTTCGCCGTATTGAACGTGAATGTGCGGAGATTTGTGCTTCTGATTATCAAAATAGTACATCCGAATAATCAATCCATAAAACATTGAAATAACCGGCATTTTGATTGCTCCTCATCTTTCACCACAAATGGCCTGTACTTCATTATTATACATTTATGAAAGAAAAATAAACCACCCGAATAACGCTCGTGCATCCATTGCCGCTGTGGACAGCGGCGCTCCGGTTTTTATCCTGAAATTCTATTTATCATGTCCGCCGTAGCGAATATCCTGATTCAGACAATTGTAATGCGGCGCGAATTATCAACATTGTCTCAAGGGCTGGCTTCGTGTCACTCAGCCTTGCCCTTGCCACCCAGCCCCCTCATAAGTTTAACTCTTCCAGTGGCGCGGGGGCGGTCTCTCACCTATAGTGAGCGATACAATATTTGAGCACGACCATGAAACAGCAAATCAAACATATTCTTTTCCATCGCCATTTGATCTATGAGTTTCTCAAGCGCGACTTGCAGGCGCGCTATCTGGGAAGCGCCATCGGGTTTTTCTGGTCGGTGGTGAATCCGCTGATCCTGCTGGCGGTGTATACCGTCGTATTCGGCTACATCCTCAAGGCGAAATACGACGCGCTGGGCTTCGGAGAGGCGGGCACGGTCGCGTTCGCATTTTATATCTTCAGCGGGCTGATGCCGTGGTTTGCGTTTCAAGAATCACTGATGCGCACCACCACTTGCATCGTCGACAACGCCCATTTAATCAAACAAGTACGCTTTCCGGCGAAAGTGCTGCCCGCCTACCTGGCGATATCAAGCCTGGTCAATCAATTAATTGGCACCTTCATCTTCATGGCGGGCTACATGCTGATGACCTGGAGCGCTCATTGGACCTGGCTGGCGCTGCCGCTGGTGATAGCAATTGAATTTGTGATGTTCTTCGGGCTGGGACTGTTCTTCTCGACGCTGCACACGTATGTCCGCGACGTAGGGCCGCTCATCAGCATCGTCACCATGATTTTGATGTGGACGACTCCCATGCTCTACACCATGGAGATGGCGCAGCAAGCGCCGCAATGGGTAGAGTCGATTCTTTACCTGAACCCGATTACTTACTTGATTCTGTTGCATCATGATTTGATGCTCAACGGCGTGTGGCCCGCACTGTGGCTATGGCTGACCTTCGGAGCGTTGTCATTGATTTCGCTGACAGCGGGGTATGCGCTGTTTACGCGTTGCCATAGCGAATTCGCTGATTTACTCTGAAAGCGAACGAAAGAAGCCTCGGGGTTGGGTTTCGCTTGTCTCCGTCGCGGCTTATTGCCGCTGGCTCCGAAAGCCGCTGCACCCAATCCCCTGCGACTTCTTTAGCGATTGCATGAAAATGATGTAAGAACAACGCATCTTCATTGTAAGGAACGCCAATGTCACCAACACTCAATCGACGCCGTTTTCTTCAAACCTCCGCCCTGTCTACGATGGCGCTATCAGCAGGCGCAGCATCAGCGAAAACCAAAGACCGACCGAATATCATGGTGATTCTGGTCGATGACATGGGTTTCTCTGACCCGGGTTGCTTCGGCGGCGAGATCGACACCCCCAACATCAACCGGCTGGCGAAAAACGCCAGCGTATTTTCTTTGAGCATGAACGCGGACGCGCTGTAATCGAAGGCGGCTGGAAATTGGTCGCGAACAAAAACAAAACCGAACAATGGGAACTATACGATCTCTCGAAAGACCGTACGGAAACGAATAACCTGGTTGAAAAATATCCTGAGAGGGTGAAAGAAATGTCCGCCGCCTGGGACGGCTGGGCGAAGCGCGTTGGTCTCGTCAATTGAGCGATCAGCGCTAGGCGTTGCAGCTGCCTTTGAATTCAAATTGATTGATGAACTCAAACACAGCGTCCGCCAGGACCGAATCGAGTTTCGAGGCGCGGACGCCGAGTTGTATTAGCGAACCCAACGCCCAGGGCTTTCGCGCCAGCGTCCGCAGCGAAGCGCCGATGTTGGGGAAACCGTCCACGCCGATGCACTGCAACGCTTCCGCTGGAATCGCCTCTTCTGCGCCGTCTGATACTGCCTTGATCCAGGCGAAACACTCGCCCCGGCTTTTCGCATGACGCGCAACCGCAGCGGATTCCATATCCACCAGGTCAGCGCCCAAGCGCTCATGGCTTTCCGCCTTGCTTTGCGGCGTCAATAACGGCGTTTCGCTGCAATAAAGCGTCGACGAACCATCGCCAATCCAAGTGGATTCAAAGCGAACGTCGCCGCTGTCCGTCACAACGTCCGTACCTCTAAGACAGGAACCAACGGCGATATCCGGGCGCAGTCCACCCGCCGCTCCAATCGACAACCAACACGCAGTCGGCGCATCCGGCAATGCGTCCAATTGGGCCTGCATTCGCTGACAGCCAACGCCGGAGGCTATCACAACCAGCTCGGTATCACTAAACGGGCTTTGCGCTTTGGCAACGGTGCGCTTGGGCGTAAGCAGCGGGATATCCAAACGCCGGCAAATCGAGCGCGTCTCCATCGGCATAGCGGCGCAAATAACAATACGGTTCATGTGGAACTCAGTTTCTATAACGAATGTGCTTCGTGCATTCTAAAGGCATCAAATAAAAATGCACAAGCCAATTGAGCAATCGCACTCATGTAATTGTGTGCGGCATGGGTACAACTCTGCTCGTTTCAGTGCGGGCTTTCAGGCCCTTATGCACAGGCGCTCTCAGAGTCGCACCCATGCCTGATTTGGTTTGTCAATTTTTGATATGCCGGAATACGTTTTCGGAATAAAATCATGACCACCCATCAACGTAAAGACGCACCTGGCGGCTGAACCTAAAAAAAATACTTGCAATCAGGGTTCTAATGATGTAATAATAGTGAATCGAATTACTTTTATTCGCCAATATGCAACGTATTGGCAAAAAAATCCCCCTGGCGGAGGGTGTGACCAGAGGGAAGACGGTTCGTAGGGAACCGCAGCAGTTGGGAATGTGTGGTGTGTGTGGATGGTTTGGACCATCTCTTGTTTTCTGTTGTCTATAAAACGTGTGACGTTATCTGTTGTAACCTTCTTCTAATAGTGTACCTC
The DNA window shown above is from Candidatus Hinthialibacter antarcticus and carries:
- a CDS encoding M14 family metallopeptidase, producing the protein MLRKTFLLSVFVIASLGLSFAEDENVFKALGAPAERKVDVAWNRFHDIEGLGSILQRLHDAYPKITKLYSIGESYQGRPVWVLEITNREIGDPDRKPGMYIDGNIHGNEVQAGEVVAYTAWYLCENYGQVDLITDLVDSRVLYILPSVNPDGRDYWFHNANTQHSSRTGQIPTDEDKDGLADEDPFDDLDGDGSITMMRKRDPDGRYLPDNDYPEFQMRRVEADERGEYTMLGYEGVDNDGDGRVNEDNPGGYDPNRNWAFDWQPHYVQYWAKDFPFSFPAIRAVGEFVLAHPNIAGMLTFHNYGGYILRGPNRDGGPLEPGDEQVMFDIAKRGERMLPFYRNVISWEDLYPVWGGQFDWFYAGRGITAFTNELWTPKNMFRSNDTNDKAEGDFLRYLLLNDGVVEWKPYDHPQYGAIEIGGVKKEFGRVPPSFLLEEECHRNMAFALYHAAQTPLLEFGEIKVEPLRDGLAKVWVEVRNQGMIPTRLQQDIKHNINRADLVTLSGKGVEVISGGRVIDQYFNRVEAVKARPERLMLDRISGLDSERVQFIVSGRGKAKVVVDSLKGGRIETEIVLP
- a CDS encoding M14 family metallopeptidase, which encodes MKISPRYNPFVTCVVSLAAAMFIASVFANEAMPAFSPYRDLTQEVKSLSQHHSKLVHLHSLAKSNQGRDVWVLELGGGDKDERLLRPAMLVVGDVEGDRLAGGEAALAFAESLVADENQSRLGEVVVYIIPRLNPDASERYFAKPLLQRNSNFTPYDDDRDGFTDEDAPQDINGDGLVSWMRIEDADGALMLHPNDDRVLIEADPVKGEDGQWVYMREGRDDDGDKELNEDGVGGVNFNKQFTFEYPWFDAQAGMYPLKEKITYALGRFIIDHPHIGVVFTFASNDNLSKTPPSDDATSRRVPQTKITEDDAKYYEHLGEQYRDIVGIKEIVESTSVPGSLVDWVYFHRGRMGLSAAGWGPAIALALKEENEEEGASKEEAASEDIEAASEETDGEEVEEEKRGKEEVEYLSWLGERAEAYFTPWQPVDHPDFPGKTVEVGGWAPYSFTTPPAVVFDNWKQTQVEFLMKLSQTLPQVAIEDVDVKTLRRGVYEITVRVTNTGYLPTVLHHGERTTDVLPTRLMIDLPDEAFLAGKPRTNFGPIAKGEVREARFVLQAAPGSKTMISLISALGGTVQQTMTWEGE
- a CDS encoding sodium-dependent transporter — encoded protein: MANQISNDMPRENWGTKIGVILAVAGSAVGLGNFLRFPGVAVQNGGGAFMIPYFIAFLLVGIPICWAEWIMGRRAGRLSGLASAPGLFGVLTNGSPLRYLGALGLFVPFIIYLYYVYIESWCLAYFFFMLTGDLGLKDSTIVGAYSQFFTEYVGNDATTSDFFSGVSVAFIFFVITFFINFFFIYRGLNRGIELFCRVAMPALMIMAVIIAIRVVTLGSLNPDAPDQTFINGLGYMWNPDWSQLSEPEVWINACGQIFFSLSVGFGIIITYASYLSKKDDVVLSGLTACSMNEFCEVCLGGLIVIPSALIFLGISQMEVVAQQGTFGIGFVVMPEIFDQMPAGHLFGAMFFFLLFLAGVTSSLSMLQPVIAFLEEGFGLNRKASVAILGLITFLGASSIILSPGLTAMDTVDKYSNNLGIPLLALFEVIIFIFVLKVSNGIKEAEHGADMKLPKAFGYIIYVSPVFLLLILGWWVKVQIEDYMAGTAPAMGTIETVSIVSMVAILFMFALLQKLAWPRMKRRHMAYKKMMEAEPLD
- the lexA gene encoding transcriptional repressor LexA, which translates into the protein MKELTKRQKDILDFIDQCSNETGYPPTLREICKKFSIASTNGARYHLLRLQKMGVLEVKPNTSRGMRRTDRPAPLPPGRTYQMPIIGRVPAGPFSLAEPDIREDELTVDPQFFGDRAAEPDLFGLRVNGDSMVEAGIHDGDIVVVRQQENANNGDIVVARLEDEATVKRFKRGVSEVILEPANRAYSPIHIPDEGGADGGQNFALLGIVVGLIRSM
- a CDS encoding DUF2442 domain-containing protein, whose product is MNPKVKQVEPTDNHTLIVTFENDEVREFDVNPYLDKGIFAELKDLSYFRQVKVVAGSVEWPHEQDFSYDTLYLAGSIRIIECSR
- a CDS encoding DUF4160 domain-containing protein, translating into MPVISMFYGLIIRMYYFDNQKHKSPHIHVQYGEQQVVIRIPDGAVLEGELKPQKLKLIHAWVEIHQEDLMANWQLAIEGQKVFTIVPLR
- a CDS encoding ABC transporter permease, which codes for MKQQIKHILFHRHLIYEFLKRDLQARYLGSAIGFFWSVVNPLILLAVYTVVFGYILKAKYDALGFGEAGTVAFAFYIFSGLMPWFAFQESLMRTTTCIVDNAHLIKQVRFPAKVLPAYLAISSLVNQLIGTFIFMAGYMLMTWSAHWTWLALPLVIAIEFVMFFGLGLFFSTLHTYVRDVGPLISIVTMILMWTTPMLYTMEMAQQAPQWVESILYLNPITYLILLHHDLMLNGVWPALWLWLTFGALSLISLTAGYALFTRCHSEFADLL
- a CDS encoding sulfatase-like hydrolase/transferase, with translation MSPTLNRRRFLQTSALSTMALSAGAASAKTKDRPNIMVILVDDMGFSDPGCFGGEIDTPNINRLAKNASVFSLSMNADAL